Proteins encoded together in one Rubripirellula reticaptiva window:
- a CDS encoding peptidylprolyl isomerase: MLQRISRYSAALAVASACLFSSLAAAADPILVELDTSEGSIILELDQEKAPKTVANFLDYVKSGHFDGTIFHRVIPEFMIQGGGFDASMQEKPTKPPIKNEGANGLKNDEYTVAMARTGDPHSATSQFFINTGKKNGFLDHRSPTTEGYGYAVFGKVFDGKEVVDKIEAKPTRSVPAPGGRGLLEDVPVETVTIKSAKIMSGAGK, encoded by the coding sequence ATGCTTCAACGAATTTCCCGTTACTCGGCCGCTTTGGCTGTTGCGTCCGCGTGCTTGTTTTCTTCGCTGGCGGCCGCCGCCGACCCAATTTTGGTCGAACTGGATACGTCCGAAGGCTCGATCATTTTGGAACTGGATCAAGAAAAGGCGCCAAAAACCGTCGCTAACTTTTTGGATTATGTCAAAAGCGGACATTTCGATGGAACGATCTTCCACCGCGTGATCCCTGAATTCATGATTCAAGGTGGCGGATTCGATGCTTCAATGCAGGAAAAACCTACCAAACCACCGATCAAGAACGAGGGTGCCAACGGCCTAAAGAACGACGAGTACACCGTCGCCATGGCCCGAACAGGCGATCCGCATAGCGCCACAAGCCAGTTTTTCATCAATACCGGCAAGAAGAATGGTTTCCTGGATCACCGCAGCCCAACGACCGAAGGTTACGGGTACGCAGTTTTTGGAAAGGTCTTCGACGGCAAAGAAGTCGTCGACAAGATCGAAGCAAAACCCACTCGTTCGGTGCCCGCACCAGGCGGACGGGGCTTGTTGGAAGACGTGCCAGTTGAAACCGTCACCATCAAAAGCGCGAAGATCATGTCGGGCGCAGGCAAATAA
- a CDS encoding DNA-directed RNA polymerase subunit alpha C-terminal domain-containing protein, whose product MSETDLDVLDLKDMVLSNNSFGPADVGKIRTAIAENYGHFGELRDAVNEMEDDEALSPAGMTKKGVCEFLLGKFRESLSTLQSADGGAMALFYQARCQFELGQYEAAISAYELSQKSGYNEDQCKIGVAECHRYAGRVNDALAILDNIFGPAEQTADYMYQRAATVAAVGGRMEEALALYQRAVNTDENHAGALFGLALENDRMGNDQESLALYERAAKTFPTGVGALINLGLIYEDNNKFDKAQLCYKRILDCYPDHPQAQLYMKDAAATGNMLYDEEAQRRNDRLAQILNMPVTNFELSVRSRNCLQKMGIDTIGDLTRTSEAELLSSKNFGETSLFEIREMLTSKGLSLGQFAHEKKSNDPPVDTSHMSADEQALHDRPISDLNLSVRARKCMARLQINSIGELIRKTGDDMLECKNFGVTSLNEVREKLTDLGLKMRGD is encoded by the coding sequence ATGAGTGAAACCGATCTCGACGTTCTCGACCTAAAGGACATGGTTCTTTCCAACAACTCGTTCGGCCCCGCCGACGTGGGGAAGATCCGGACTGCGATCGCTGAAAACTACGGCCACTTTGGCGAGTTGCGTGACGCGGTTAACGAGATGGAAGACGATGAAGCGCTCAGCCCCGCCGGCATGACAAAGAAGGGCGTTTGCGAATTCTTGTTAGGCAAGTTCCGCGAATCGCTTTCGACTTTGCAGTCGGCCGATGGCGGTGCGATGGCGTTATTCTATCAAGCTCGTTGCCAATTCGAACTCGGCCAATACGAAGCTGCGATCTCAGCTTACGAATTGTCACAAAAATCAGGCTACAACGAAGACCAGTGCAAAATCGGCGTTGCCGAGTGCCACCGGTATGCAGGCCGAGTCAACGATGCGTTGGCGATTCTGGATAATATCTTCGGCCCAGCCGAACAAACAGCTGATTACATGTACCAACGCGCCGCCACCGTTGCCGCGGTTGGCGGGCGCATGGAAGAGGCCCTTGCGCTTTACCAGCGTGCCGTCAACACCGACGAGAACCATGCCGGTGCCCTGTTCGGTTTGGCGCTTGAAAACGACCGCATGGGCAATGACCAAGAAAGCTTGGCCCTGTACGAGCGAGCTGCCAAGACATTCCCAACGGGTGTCGGCGCACTGATTAACTTAGGCTTGATCTACGAAGACAACAACAAGTTCGACAAAGCCCAGCTTTGCTACAAGCGGATTCTGGATTGCTACCCCGATCATCCTCAGGCACAGCTCTACATGAAGGATGCGGCCGCAACCGGCAATATGCTTTATGACGAAGAAGCCCAACGCCGCAACGATCGCTTGGCACAAATTCTGAACATGCCAGTGACGAACTTTGAACTAAGCGTTCGAAGTCGTAACTGTCTACAGAAGATGGGCATCGATACGATCGGCGACCTGACACGAACCAGCGAAGCCGAACTGCTTAGCAGCAAGAACTTTGGTGAAACCAGCTTGTTCGAAATTCGTGAAATGTTGACGAGCAAGGGCTTGAGCCTCGGTCAGTTTGCTCACGAAAAGAAGAGCAACGATCCGCCGGTCGACACCAGCCACATGTCGGCTGACGAGCAAGCATTGCACGATCGTCCGATTTCCGATCTGAACCTGTCGGTACGTGCTCGCAAGTGCATGGCGCGTTTGCAGATCAATTCGATCGGCGAACTGATCCGCAAGACTGGCGACGACATGTTGGAGTGCAAAAACTTCGGTGTGACAAGCTTGAACGAAGTCCGCGAGAAACTGACGGATCTCGGATTGAAAATGCGTGGGGACTGA
- the tgt gene encoding tRNA guanosine(34) transglycosylase Tgt encodes MSQFQFELSHRDATTSARRGVFLTPHGPVQTPGFMPVGTQGTVKGVTIDQVKATGAHMILGNTYHLALRPGHETVRRLGGLHGMSRWDGPILTDSGGFQIFSLGAINKVTEEAATFRSHIDGAEIRLTPEHSIEIQESLGSDVAMVLDHVVALPAQPGVVEDAMARSIRWAKRCLEAATRDDQAKFAIVQGGLDVELRVQCASELSSMNFDGYAVGGLSVGEAPSEMYRITAATCPALPEDKPRYLMGVGKPIDLIESVARGIDLFDCVMPTRNGRNGLAFTDEGQLKLRNAIHKEDTRPIEEHCPCVACRHSRGYLRHLFVAGEMLGPILLSIHNLTYYQRVMQGARDAIEQRRFEAYAHEKKAGWGLL; translated from the coding sequence ATGAGCCAGTTTCAATTTGAACTCTCACACCGCGACGCGACCACTTCGGCGCGTCGCGGTGTTTTTTTGACTCCTCACGGTCCGGTCCAAACACCAGGCTTCATGCCTGTTGGTACCCAGGGCACGGTCAAGGGCGTCACGATCGATCAGGTCAAAGCGACCGGCGCCCACATGATCCTCGGCAATACTTACCACCTGGCACTCCGGCCAGGTCACGAGACGGTTCGGCGGCTCGGCGGGCTGCACGGAATGTCACGCTGGGACGGGCCGATTCTGACCGACAGCGGCGGATTTCAAATCTTTTCGCTCGGCGCGATCAACAAGGTCACCGAAGAAGCCGCCACTTTTCGCAGCCACATTGATGGCGCCGAAATTCGGCTGACTCCTGAACACTCGATCGAGATCCAAGAGTCACTCGGCAGCGATGTGGCTATGGTGCTTGATCACGTGGTCGCATTGCCGGCTCAGCCCGGTGTTGTCGAAGACGCAATGGCCCGATCGATTCGCTGGGCCAAACGCTGCCTCGAAGCCGCCACGCGTGACGACCAGGCCAAGTTTGCGATCGTTCAAGGTGGACTGGATGTCGAACTAAGAGTCCAGTGTGCAAGCGAACTTTCGTCGATGAATTTCGACGGATACGCAGTGGGCGGATTGAGCGTCGGAGAGGCTCCGTCGGAAATGTACCGAATCACCGCCGCAACCTGCCCAGCACTTCCCGAAGACAAACCGCGGTACCTGATGGGTGTTGGCAAGCCAATTGATCTGATCGAAAGCGTCGCTCGGGGAATCGATCTGTTCGACTGCGTGATGCCAACGCGAAACGGACGAAACGGGCTGGCCTTCACTGACGAAGGACAGCTGAAACTTCGCAACGCCATCCACAAAGAGGACACGCGTCCCATCGAAGAGCACTGTCCATGCGTGGCGTGCCGTCATAGCCGAGGTTACCTGCGACATCTATTCGTTGCCGGCGAAATGTTGGGACCGATTCTATTATCGATCCACAACTTGACGTACTACCAACGCGTCATGCAAGGTGCTCGCGACGCCATCGAGCAACGTCGCTTCGAAGCCTACGCCCATGAGAAAAAAGCAGGCTGGGGACTTCTGTAA
- a CDS encoding HDOD domain-containing protein, translated as MTTTTPLALEDVFHTEVLPALPHSAIGLLQLSQNADCGPADFAKPIEADPGLMGQVLKFVNSSYFGFSREIMSVQQALTLVGTRAITNFALWNAVFSVIPNPTFGPFDLKSLWQDSLRRALFARMVGRSLKLASAEDLFAGALLQDMAIPLLLKELPAQYESLVTRRAAEGRRLSGLEKEMFGWDHADAAAMLASRWNLPDDFVDLIAQHTRLDELLAAGKSQQGPACVALASLLPSCCDDNWQEQNEFVAGFKQLTGQTDAQLAELFDTVDQATADFAPLLKLPVPKKTLAEYMAE; from the coding sequence ATGACGACGACTACTCCCCTTGCGCTCGAAGACGTCTTCCACACTGAAGTCCTGCCCGCGTTGCCGCATAGCGCGATCGGGTTACTCCAGCTTTCGCAGAATGCAGATTGTGGCCCCGCCGATTTTGCCAAGCCAATCGAAGCCGACCCTGGCTTGATGGGGCAGGTTTTGAAATTCGTGAACTCGAGCTACTTTGGATTTAGCCGCGAGATCATGAGTGTGCAGCAAGCGTTGACGTTGGTAGGTACGCGAGCCATCACCAACTTTGCACTTTGGAATGCTGTCTTCAGCGTGATTCCAAACCCAACGTTTGGACCGTTCGACTTGAAGTCGCTTTGGCAAGACTCGCTACGCCGCGCATTGTTCGCCCGGATGGTTGGACGATCGCTAAAGCTAGCGTCTGCCGAAGACCTGTTTGCCGGTGCGTTGTTGCAAGACATGGCGATTCCGCTGTTGTTGAAAGAACTGCCCGCCCAGTACGAATCACTGGTTACTCGTCGCGCTGCCGAAGGTCGTCGATTGAGCGGCTTGGAAAAGGAAATGTTTGGTTGGGATCATGCCGACGCCGCCGCCATGTTGGCATCCCGCTGGAATTTGCCTGATGATTTTGTCGACTTGATCGCTCAGCACACACGTCTGGATGAACTGCTTGCCGCTGGCAAGAGCCAGCAAGGTCCAGCTTGCGTTGCTCTCGCATCGTTGCTGCCGTCGTGCTGTGATGACAATTGGCAAGAACAAAATGAGTTCGTGGCGGGCTTCAAGCAATTGACTGGCCAAACGGATGCACAACTCGCTGAACTGTTCGATACCGTGGATCAAGCGACCGCAGACTTTGCACCGCTGTTGAAGTTGCCAGTGCCCAAGAAAACGCTCGCCGAGTACATGGCCGAGTAG
- a CDS encoding ABC transporter substrate-binding protein, with protein sequence MLVSRSLTSLVGLFLVVAIGCSRSKDTVSEITSTEGGTPIPRVAVQLNWYPEAEHGGVYQAFADGTYAAAGLDVDIRPGGRATPVAPELELGRVQFAMANADDVVVFRREGMDIVAVMAVMQMSPRCILVREDSGVKDFAGLAGMTLQRQAGRSFLEFMRSKGILDQVTEVPYHGSVSSLVADPKIAVQAYSFAEPLLARQQGVEVRTLMVSDLGWNPYSSVLITSGKLIRENPEQVRTFVQATQQGWKNYISDSAVGNAAILAANKHGMTSAALQFGSRELVPLALPNEMSIDEIGTMSQSRWATLVKQMEDLDPGSAGKVKPSECFTDEFLTR encoded by the coding sequence ATGTTGGTAAGCCGAAGCCTAACGAGCCTTGTCGGTCTGTTCTTAGTCGTTGCGATTGGTTGCAGCCGATCGAAGGACACTGTGTCGGAGATTACTAGTACTGAGGGTGGTACGCCGATTCCGCGGGTTGCCGTGCAATTGAACTGGTATCCCGAGGCCGAGCATGGCGGCGTCTATCAAGCTTTCGCGGACGGTACTTACGCAGCGGCAGGTCTTGACGTTGATATTCGGCCGGGTGGGCGAGCCACACCGGTGGCCCCCGAGTTAGAACTTGGTCGCGTGCAATTCGCGATGGCAAACGCAGATGACGTCGTTGTTTTTCGCCGTGAAGGCATGGATATCGTCGCAGTCATGGCGGTCATGCAGATGAGTCCACGTTGCATTTTGGTACGTGAAGACAGCGGTGTGAAGGACTTTGCGGGGCTGGCTGGCATGACGCTGCAGCGCCAGGCGGGGCGTTCGTTTCTTGAATTCATGCGATCCAAAGGCATCTTAGATCAAGTCACCGAAGTTCCTTATCACGGCAGTGTGTCGTCGCTGGTCGCGGATCCAAAGATCGCGGTCCAGGCCTACTCTTTCGCCGAACCACTGTTGGCTCGTCAGCAAGGTGTCGAGGTGCGAACGCTTATGGTCAGCGATTTGGGGTGGAATCCTTATAGCAGCGTGTTGATCACGTCCGGAAAACTGATCCGCGAAAACCCCGAGCAAGTGCGAACTTTCGTGCAGGCAACCCAGCAAGGTTGGAAGAACTACATCTCGGATTCGGCCGTTGGAAATGCCGCAATCCTCGCTGCCAACAAGCACGGCATGACAAGCGCCGCCCTTCAATTCGGTAGCAGGGAACTGGTGCCTCTGGCGCTTCCAAACGAAATGAGCATCGACGAGATCGGCACCATGTCTCAGTCCCGATGGGCGACTCTAGTCAAGCAGATGGAAGATCTGGATCCTGGTTCGGCCGGAAAAGTGAAACCCAGTGAATGCTTCACGGACGAATTCTTGACACGCTAG